TTCATTGGAATCACTTTTAATACAGCACCTGTGCGTTCGCAAAGCATTTGCCAAGGCACAATATTACTGTGGTGCTCTAAGGCAGAAACAATGATTTCATCTCCTTTTTTAAGAAGAGCAGAAAAACCATTTGCCACTAAGTTTATACTATGGGTTGTGCCTGAAGTGAAAATGATTTCATGGGCGTGCTTCGCGTTAAAATGCGTTTGTATAGTTTGGCGCGCTATTTCGTATTTATCGGTAGCTTCTTGACTTAATGTATGCACACCTCTATGTATGTTTGCATTGTAGTTGCTGTAATAGTCTACAATAACATCTATAACGGCTTGTGGCGTTTGGGATGTTGCTGCATTATCAAAATACACTAAGGGTTTATTGTTTACTTGTCGAGATAGAATAGGGAAGTCGGCTCTTATTTTGGATACGTCAAGCATGTTTTTTTTGTTTGAATACAAAAGGATTTTATAATTCCTTCTGTAAAGGGTTTATTATTTTTTTTCTTGAAATCGAACTCTATAACTAGGTTACGAGTTTGATTTAAACAAAAAAGTAACATTACAAAAGACGAACTTTTCTAATATTACTTTTAAATTATAAGGGTTAAAATATAGACTATAAATCGAATCCGATGTTTACACCCAATTTGTTTGCAATAATTTTAGTAATACGTTGTTTCATTTCAGGGATTTTAACCGAACTTAAAACGTTGTTGCTAAAGGCATACATTAAAAGCGCTTTCGCTTCTTTTTCTGGTATACCACGAGATTGCATGTAGAACATAGCGCTTTCGTCTAATTGCCCAATAGTACAACCGTGAGAACATTTTACATCATCTGCAAATATTTCTAATTGTGGTTTACTGTTTATAGTTGCCTTATCACTTACTAATATATTATTGTTAGATTGAAATGCGTTTGTTTTTTGCGCTTCTTTATCTACAATAATTTTACCATTAAAAACACCTGTAGAGCTGTCTCCAAAAATACCTTTGTAATCTTGGTGGCTTTCACAGTTTGGTTCTATATGGTGAACTAGAGTATTGTGATCTACGTGTTGTTTTTCTCCAATAATAGTAACACCTTTTAATATAGAATCAATACGTTCTCCGTTTTGATAAAAGTTAAGGTTATTACGTATTAGTTTACCTCCAAAAGAAAATGTATGAACAGATGCTACGCTTTCTCGCTTTTGTTTGATAAATGTATTATCAATAAGTGATGCGTTAGAATTATCATTCTGAATTTTATAATAATCTACAATAGCACGCTTGTTAGCAAAAATTTCGGTAACACTATTTGTAAGTACAGGGTTATCGGTTAAACTTTGGTGACGCTCAATAATTTGAACATGACTATTCTCGTCTACTACAATTAAATTACGTGGTTGAGATAAAGTAGCCGCTTCACTTCCTGTAGAGAAATGTATAATTTGAATTGGTTTTGAAACCAATTTATTCTTTGGGATATGGATATAAGCGCCTTCTTGCGAAAATGCTGTATTTAAAGATGGTAAACTATCTTTAGTAGCGGCTTTATTAAAATAGTTTTCTATAACTAAACGGTATTTTGGCTTAGTTAAAGCTGCAGACATTAAACAAACATCTATACCATCGTGAGTAGTCTCCGATAGGTAAGAAGAATATTTTCCATCTATAAAAATTACTTTATAAGAATCGATATCGTGAATAAAATATTTTTTCACGTCTTTATAATCGATAGTGCTTTCGTTTTTAGGGAAAACGCTATAATCTTCTTTTAAAATTCTATTTAAAGAGGTGTATTTCCAAGCTTCTTCTTTTTTAGAAGGAAAGCCTTTTTTTTCAAATGCTTTTATAGCTTCGTTTCTAATATCATGTATTTGAGTATCAACATCTACGTTGTTCTCAAATGCTAAAAAAGATGATACTAATTTTTCTTTTAAATCCATTGTTTTCAGTTTTCAGTCGCAGTCTCAGTTTTTCAGTAAAAGAAAATCTAGAAGTTAAACTGTTTACTATGTTTTATAATCTTGAGTAATTGGGTTTAAGAATGCAACTGCATGCTGTTACCAAATACTGAGACTGTTTTTAAGCGTTCACTTCTTCTTTAATCCAATCGTATCCTTTTTCTTCAAGCTCGTGAGCAAGTTCTTTTCCACCCGATTTTACAATTTTACCATTGTATAAAACGTGTACGAAATCTGGAACGATATAGTCTAAAAGACGTTGGTAGTGTGTAATTACAACTACAGCGTTGTCTTTACTTTTAAGTTTGTTAACACCATTTGCAACAATACGCAATGCATCGATATCTAAACCAGAATCGGTTTCATCTAGTATTGCTAATTTTGGCTCTAACATGGCCATTTGGAAAATTTCGTTACGTTTTTTTTCTCCACCAGAAAAACCTTCGTTTAACGAGCGAGATAAGAATTTACGATCCATTTCTAATAAATCGGCCTTTTCACGAATAAGTTTAAGCATGTCTTTGGCAGGCATATCTCCTAAACCTTTTGCTTTACGCGATTCGTTAATAGCTGTTTTTATAAAGTTTGTTACCGATACTCCAGGGATTTCAACTGGGTATTGAAACGATAAAAACACACCTTTATGTGCGCGCTCTTCGGCTGCTAATTCTTCAATATCTTCACCTTCAAAAATGATGTTACCATCTGTAACTTCATATTCATCTTTTCCAGCGATAACTGAAGCTAGTGTACTTTTACCTGAACCATTTGGGCCCATAATAGCGTGAACTTCTCCTGCTTTCACTTCTAGGTTAATACCTTTTAGAATGCCTTTATCTTCTACGCTTGCGTGTAAATTATTTATTTTTAACATACTTTATATTTTAAATTCTGTTTCGATTAGAATATTCAAATCAAATTAGAATTCGGTGTTTAATTTTATTATTTAACTGCCTAGTTTAACAAGGCCTTCGTTTTCGTTATGTGCTGGTGTTACGCTTATAATCTTAACAATATCAACTTTGTTTTCCCAAAGAATTTTTTTGTCTTGTTCTTGTGTTACCTTGCCTCGTATTTCAACAGTAACCATATCGGTTTTGCTGTTTTTAAAGGCTTCAGCTTGTTTATTTAGTTCCTCTAGTTTGTCGGTAATAAATACACCGTAAATTTCTGTGCTTGTTTGCAAAACAGCTGCACCATCATAATAAACAAATTCACCTTTTAATAGTGTTAAATCATCATCTTGATATATGGTTTCAGTCGATTTGCTGTCGTTTTTACAACTCACAAATAGTGAAATACAAAGAACTAAAATGCCTAATTTTTTCATTTATATCGATTTATAGATGTTATCCTACAGAACCTTCTAAACTAATTTCTAATAATTTTTGAGCTTCAACAGCAAACTCCATTGGTAGCTTATTTAAAACCTCTTTACTAAAACCGTTTACAATTAATGCAATGGCTTTTTCGGTATCGATACCACGTTGGTTACAGTAGAAAATTTGATCTTCACCAATTTTACTAGTTGTAGCTTCGTGTTCTACTTTAGCTGTTTTATTTTTAGCTTCAATATATGGGAAGGTGTGTGCTCCACATTCATTACCCATTAGTAAACTATCACATTGCGAAAAGTTACGTGCATTATCAGCTCTAGAGCCAATTTGTACTAAACCACGGTAACTGTTTTGCGATTTACCTGCCGATATTCCTTTAGAAATAATGGTAGATTTTGTGTTTTTACCAATATGAATCATCTTCGTACCTGTATCGGCTTGTTGATAATTATTGGTCACTGCGATAGAGTAAAACTCACCTACAGAATTATCTCCTTTTAATATACAAGAAGGATATTTCCATGTTACAGCCGAACCAGTTTCAACTTGTGTCCAAGATATTTTAGCGTTTTTCTCGCATAAACCTCTTTTAGTAACAAAGTTGTAAACACCACCTTTTCCTTCTGCATTACCAGGGAACCAGTTTTGTACGGTTGAGTATTTTATTTCAGCATCGTCTAAAGCAATAAGCTCTACAACGGCTGCGTGTAATTGATTTTCATCACGACTTGGTGCAGTACAACCTTCTAGGTAACTTACATAACTACCTTCGTCTGCAATTACTAAAGTTCTTTCAAATTGTCCTGTTCCTGCTTGGTTAATTCTAAAGTATGTAGATAATTCCATTGGGCATCTAACACCTTTAGGAATATAGCAGAAAGAGCCATCACTAAAAACAGCAGAGTTTAAAGCTGCATAAAAATTGTCTTTAGTTGGAACAACGGTTCCTAAATATTTTTTTACAAGTTCTGGATGCTCTTTAATAGCTTCAGAAATACTCATAAAAATAATACCCTTTTCTCCTAATGTTTTCTTGAACGTTGTAGCAACCGAAACGGAATCTACAACAATATCCATAGCAACATTGTTCATTTTTTTCTGTTCATCGACAGAAATACCTAATTTCTTGTACATAGCAAGTAAATCAGGGTCTACATCATCTAACGTTTTGTTAGGGTCTACAGAAGTTGGAGCCGAATAATAGGCTATAGCCTGAAAATCTGGTTTTGTATATCTAACATTTGCCCATTCTGGCTCTGCCATTTCTTTCCAAACTTTAAATGCTTCTAATCTCCAATCGGTCATCCATTGTGGCTCATCTTTCTTTTTAGAAATAGCGCGCACAATATCTTCATTTAAACCAATAGGAAATGTTTCAGATTCTATATCGGTAAAAAAACCGTATTCGTATTCTTTGGTTTTTAGCTCTTCGCGTAAATCATCCTCGGTATACTTCGACATAATTCTTTCTTAATTTTTTATAATGAAAACGATTCGCCACAACCGCAAGTACGGTTTGCGTTAGGATTATTAAAAACGAAGCCTGTGCCGTTTAATCCTCCCGAATATTCAAGGGTAGTGCCTATTAAATACAAGAAACTCTTTTTGTCAACAATGATTTTTACACCATTATCGATAAAAACTTTATCGTCTTCTTGATTTTCTTTATCAAACTTTAAATCGTAGGATAAGCCAGAACAACCACCACTTTTTACCCCAACACGAACAAAATCTTCGCTAGGATTATAGCCATCGTCTGTCATTAGTTCGATAACTTTCTTTTTAGCTGTTTCAGAAACTTTTATCATATATTTTGAATTTAGATTTGCTCTAAATAGAGTACAAATATACAATATAAGTCATGGATTTCCATAGAACCTAACATTATATTAGCATATAGCTTGATAGGTTTTTTTTATGAACTAGCTTTTGGTTGCATATTGTCCTGATTTTCAAATGAATTTATAGCAGAATTGATATGAAATTCATTCGTTTTTTTGAAATATGGAAGTCTAATTTAGTATGAAGAAAAATGAAAATTTTACAGATTAACTTGGTCTTAAAATTTTTATAATCTCATCTAAATTGGTGTAATTCATTTTTGCTTTTACAATATCACCATTGGTGTTGTAATTAAATTGTGCACCGCAAGATTTGCATATAAGTTGAGACATCTCGAAGCTTGTACGTTCAATAAGAAAATAGTTATGGCCAAAAGAGGCGCAAAACATATTTAGAGGTAAATTATGTTCCATAAGTTGATAGTATTTGGGATTACGAATTTAAGCAAATTGACAAAATTATCGATGAAATATTGTTATTAATCGATGAAGCGCATGCTTGTTTAGCTCGTTAAAGAGAAAAAATCGGTGGATGGTAAATTTGGGCGTGTTTTAGTTTGAAAAAACAGACTCGGTTTGAGTATGTTGTTTTAACCGGGTAGATTAACTTTTTGTTAAGCACGGAAAAATTTAATTTAAAATTGGTTCTAGCATTAATATGTATAATTCTAAAGGTTTGCTCTCGTTTTTCTATTAAAAACGAAATTAGCTTCTTATTTTTGCAGCATGATAGAAGATAAAAATCAACAACGTACACCATTAAGTACTTTAGGTGAATTTGCACTTATTGAGCATTTAACTAAAAATTTTGAAATTTCGCATAGCTCTACCGTAAAAGGAATTGGAGACGATGCTGCTGTTTTAAATTTTGATGATAAAAACATAGTCGTAACTACTGATTTATTGGTGGAAAATGTGCATTTCGATTTAAGCTATATGCCTTTAAAGCATTTAGGTTATAAAGCTGTTGTTGTTAATTTATCTGATGTTTATGCCATGAATGCAGAGGCTACTCAAATTACAGTGTCGATAGCGGTTTCTAATCGTTTTCCTTTAGAAGCTGTTGAAGAGTTGTATGCTGGTATTGAAACTGCTGCAAAAATTTACAATATTGATGTAGTTGGTGGAGATACTACATCGTCTACAACTGGTTTATTAATTTCTGTAACTGCTATAGGGCAAGTTGCTAAAGGTGAAGAGGTTTATAGAAATACATCAAAACCAGGTGATTTGTTGGTGGTTACTGGAGATTTAGGTGCTGCTTATATGGGTTTGCAAGTTCTTGAAAGAGAAAAGGAAGTTTATAAAGTGAATCCAAACAGTCAGCCAGATTTAGAGGCTTATACTTATATTATTGAGCGTCAGTTAAAGCCTGAAGCCAGAAAAGATGTTGCTAAGTTACTTAAAGATTTAGGTGTTAAACCTACAGCTATGGTTGATGTTAGTGATGGCTTATCTTCAGAAATTTTACATATTTGTAAGAGTAGTAAGGTTGGGTGCGATTTATATGAAGAAAAAATTCCGCTAGATCCTACTGTAATTACAGTTTGTGAGGAGTTTGATATCGATAGCACAACCGTTGCTTTAAACGGAGGTGAAGATTACGAATTGCTTTTTACTATTTCGCAAGACGATTTTACTAAAATTAAAGCAAATCCACACTTAAGTATTATTGGGCACATGAAGGATGAGAATGAAGGCGTACATTTAGTAACGCGCTCAAACACTCGAATTCCTTTAATAGCTCAAGGTTGGAAAAACTTCGATTAATTATTTTTTTATAGAGTAGTCTAAAACAATGCGTTTTATTAATTGAAGCACTTCTTTGCGGTGCGGACGCATTAATGTTGATGGAAGGTTGTAGTAAAACATAATTTTTGGGGTTATAGGTTTTCAATCAGTATTTCGCTTTTACTATTACGGTTTTTGCGGCTGGTGTGTATACGTTCCAAAATGTTGTTTATTTCTTTAAATTTTGGAGTTAGCTCTATTAGAGCGCCGTTGCTACTCGTGGTTAATTGCTTTTTACAATGTGAGCACGTGTATTCACTTACGTGGTAGGTTACTTTTTTAGATACCTTAAAATTGTGACCAAAAACGCCGCAGTACATTTTAGGTAAAAGGGCTGGTTTGTAGGGTGTGTTATTCATTTGGGTTGATTTTTACTTTGTGAATATAGTAAAAATAATAAATAAACACGACGAAAAGCTATATTTTTTCGATGAAATGCATTAAATTTAACAGAAGTTCGTCTTTATTCTCGATATGCGACATGTGTCCGTCCGGAAGTGTAACTAATTTAACCTCTGTGTTTTGTGTTTGTTCTACAAGAATATCGTAGTGTAAAACAGGATCTTTTTTTCCTGCTACTAACATTTTCTTAAACGGAGTAAAGTGGAGAAGCGCTTCACGATCGTTCCTGATTTTCATGCCTTCTAAAGCGGCTACAATACCCTGAAGGGGAGTTTCTTGAGCGTCTTTTCTAATTTTTTTTATTTTATCAGCATATAAGGTTCTGTTCTTTGGTCTAAACAAATTTACAATAGCCATCCTAATAAAGCTTTTGTGATTTTGTTTTACTGCTAAAATGGCGCGATCTCTATTTAGCTGTTTTTCAGGTGTGTCGGCGCTAGCCGTAGAATTCATTAAGCACAAGCCTTTTAATGCGTCTGGATTTTCTTCCGCGAAAGCGAGCGCTACATAGCCGCCCATAGAATGACCAATAAATGTAGAACGTCGGATTTTTAGATGTTTTAAAACTGCACTAACAGCATCGGCCATAAGTTCCATGCTGTGCACGTAGCCTAAACAGTCTGTTTTTCCGTGTCCTAAGAGGTCTATGCAAATAACTCTGTTTTTTTTTGATAGCGTGGGTGTGAGGTCGTTCCACATAGATGTGTTTTCCAAAAAACCGTGAAGTAAAACTACTGCGCTGCCTTTACCTTGGTCGGTATAGAATATGTTAATGCCTTTATGTCGTAATATCATGATTTCAATATCTCGGGCAAAGATACTCTATCATTTAAGATTTAAAAATTAAGATTTCACTCGTTTTATAGCAGCAAAAGCTTGGTCTACATATTCATCTTCTACTAAAATAGTAAACTCGTTGGTGGTAGAAATTACTTCGTAAAGTACAATGCCTTCCCAGGCCAATCGTTTAAAAAAATGATAATAAAGCCCGGCGATTTTAGAGTTGTCTTGCGGTAAGTTGATGCTAATAGCCGAAAGGCCTTCTTGAACGGCAATAAAAGATTCTAATTTTAGTGAGTCTTTTATAAAATCGTTTAAACTGCTGGAAATAATAATGTTGCTTTCGTGAATACCTCTAGTAAAGGTGTAGAATAATTTAGACTCCTGATTAATGCGCGCTAGAATTTTTGCATGGTTATCAATAAGTGTGTCGGAGTTTTTAACTGTGTAATCTGTTAAGTTAGAGCGTACGGTAATATCGCCTAGGTTTTGTATTACGCGTTTCATTTTAACCGAATTGGTTAATGTAATTGGTGGGTTGTAACGGCGTAAGGCCATCATAATCGCTCCTGCTTTAACATCCTTTTTTAGCATTTTACTAATAGGTTCGGTAAGTTCTAGCGCTAATGCACTAAAATTAATAATGTTTCTAGAAAGCGCTTCCTCCAAATAAGGTTGCGAAATTAAAATGTCTTCTACACAGTTAGATACAGTCTTCATGTTAACTATTTAACAATTTGTGCAAAAATAAACATATTTTTTAAAAAATGCTATTATTGGTCTTAAGAGTTTTAGTTTTGCTTAAGAAATAAACTAAATAAAAGTATTATCCATATGAAAGTTTTAAAATTTGGAGGGACTTCGGTCGGGTCGGTTGAGAATATGCTTAATGTTAAAAGTATTATCAACGATGGTGCTAAAAAAGTTGTTGTGCTTTCGGCAATGTCTGGAACTACAAACCAATTGGTTGCTATTGCAAGTGATATTGAAAATAACACGGCGAATGAAGCTGTAGATAAAATAAATAAACTTCACGAAACTTATTTTGAAGTTATTGATACGTTACTTCAAAATGAAAGTTTAAATGCAGAAACAAAAGCATATGTATCTGAGGTTTTTAACTTTTTGGTAGAGTGTACTTATAAGAAGTCTTCGGAGTTGCTAAACAATCAAATTGTTGCGCAAGGCGAATTAATGTCGACCTTTATGTTTAATAGTTTTTTAAAGCAAGAAGGTGTAAGCTCTGCATTGTTGCCGGCTTTAGATTTTATGAAAATTGATGGTTTCAAAGAGCCAGACATTAACTATATAAAAGAGCATTTGGAAGTAGTTTTAAATAATGCTGGACCAGCAGATATTTATATTACTCAAGGATTTATTTGTTTAGATGATTCTGGAGCTGTTTCTAATCTGCAACGTGGCGGAAGTGATTATACGGCAACCATTATTGGTGCAGCTATAAAAGCTGAAGAAGTACAAATTTGGACCGATATTGATGGAATGCATAACAACGATCCTAGGTATGTTGAAAATACACACCCTATTTCGGACTTGTCTTTTGATGAGGCTGCAGAGTTAGCTTATTTTGGAGCAAAAATTCTACACCCACAAACTGTTACTCCTGTTAGAGCAGATAGTATTCCGGTACGATTAAAAAACACCATGAATCCAGAAGCGCATGGTACTTTAATTTCTAGTAAAACATCTGAAACTGGAATAAAAGCTATTGCTGCTAAAGATAATATTACAGCCATTAAAATTAAATCGGCTCGTATGTTACAAGCACACGGATTCTTAAAAAAAGTATTTGAAATTTTTGAAACTTATCAAACATCAATTGATATGATTACAACCTCTGAGGTGGCTGTGTCTTTAACTATTGATGACGATAAAAATTTAGATAAAATTTTGGTTGAGCTAGATAAAATAGCATCGATTGAGGTCGATAAAAACCAAAGTATTGTTTGTTTAGTTGGGCATACTGTTGTTAATCATCAAGACACTTTTAAGCTTTTTCAGATTTTACAAGATGTAAAAATTAGAATGATTTCTTATGGTGGTAGTAATAACAATATTTCACTATTAATAGACTCTAGTGATAAAATTAATACGCTACAAAAACTAAACAATTATTTATTTGAATTAGTCACTCTTTAACCGAGATAATATTAGTTTTTTAGCATCAAGAGATCGTTTAGATAGAAATATTTAGACGGTTTTTTTTTCTGCTAAAATATAAATACAAAAAAAAGGCAGCCCGAATAGGGCTGCCTTTTACAACAAATAAAAAACACTATTAATTACTCCACAGTTAGGGTGTACTGAGGTGTTTTGTTTAGTGGGCAAAAGTATACGTATTCACCCTTTTCTAAAGTTGTTACATTAGATTTCTCTGTTTTTCCTTCTGCAACTACTTGTGTTACGTAAGCTGTTTTAATGTGGTTTTCTGGGTTGGCTGCATCTTTTCCTTTTTGAATTAATACAAAACCAACATCTACACCAGAATGGTTGTTCGCGATTTCGAAAATATAAGAACCCTCACTTATCGTTAAATTCTTTTGTGTAAATTCTCCTTTAGTTTGTTCTAGAGATACTGTTTTTACGTCTTGTGCATTTGAGTTTACTACAAATGCTAATACGAATACTAAAATTGCTACTACTTTTTTCATCTTTAAATTTAATTGTGCTTCTATTTTTATAAAGCGTTGTTAATAATTGTTTATGTTAAAAACCCGAAGGTTATGAGTTTTAATTATGCTACTGTTTCTGCAAGTGGTTGTGCTACCGGGAAATCTACTGGTACTTGGGTTGTGCTGTGCACGTAGTTAGATATTGTTTTATCACCAACCAGCGATATAGTATCAATTAAGTTTGCTTTGGTGTAACCAGCGTTAAAATAGTTTTCTAAAACTGCTGCATCTGTTCTTCCGCGGTTTTCTGTAATGTTTTTAGCTAATGCGGCTAAAGCATTAAGTTTATCATTTACAGAAGAATGTCCTGCTCTTAATTCTAGAATTTGCTCGTCTGTAAAACCATTCATTTTACCAATAGCTGTATGTGCAGATAGGCAATAAATACAATTGTTTACCTCGCTTACTGCTAAGTTTACAACTTCTTTTTCTTTAGCAGATAAAGAGGTTTTTGCATTGGCGAAACCTAAATAGTTTTCTAATGCAGTATCACTGTATGCATAAGCTGCATATAAGTTTGGTACAAAACCAACTGCTTTTTTTAAGTTGTCAAAAATAGCTTGGTTATTTGCGCTTATTTCTTCTCTTGTTAATACGTTAAAAGTGCTCATATTTTTAAATTTTTTTATTATTTTTTGTGTTTGATTATCTTGGTACAAAGGTGCGACGGTTTTAAGAGTTACACCATGTAGGTTTTTCCTTTTGGCATGTCAATTTTGCCCTTTGGTGTTTTTTTGTCGAATTAGAAAGAGATGTATGGTTTTTCAGCATCGCAATAAAAATCTGATAAATGATTTTGCTCACAATGTGTTTTAGGACTAATAGTCTTTAATGCTACTTTCTTATTGCTTCTAAATATTTCAATTAAATTGAAAATGGATATGTTTTTAGTTTTCATGTCTTTGATGTTTTTGTTATACAGTGCAAAGATGAAGCAATAAGAGGTGCTATAGAATGGATAGATTACCCGAAGAGTTGTCGATTTTTCCCTAAACCGTAGTTTTAAGCTGTTTTTTGAAGTCTGAAGGAGAAAAAGAGGTGTTTTTTTTAAATAATCGACTTAAATGAGAGGTGTCTTCAAAGCCAACTTCGTATGCTATTTCCTTAGCCGTTTTATCGGTATAGATTAATAAGCGTTTTGCTTCTAGAATGATACGGTCGTGAATAATTTGTAAAGGACTTGTGTTAAGCTTAGAAAACGTGTTGGATAATGTTTTTGGAGATTTAAAAAGTTTATCGGCATAAAAAGTTACGCTATGTTCAGTTTTAAAATGTGTTTCTACTAATATGTTGAATTCACGAAGCAATTCTATTTTGGTGTTTTTTGTAGTTTCAACAAAACCTTCTTTTGCTTTTAGTAAACGCGTACTTATTATAATAAAGCGTGCCATAAGCATGCGTAGCATTTCAGCTTGTATGCTATCTTTAGTATCAAATTCATCCATAAAAACTTCATGAAGTATCGAGAATTTGTGAGCTTCTTCGGTACTTAGACCAATTAAAGGCACATGTACATTGCCAAAAAATAACAAACCAGCACAGCTTACTTCTTGGTCGTGATCTTTAATGCAATAAAACTCCTGGTTAAATTGATAAACTACTAAGTTTTCTCCTTTTACAAATTGAATGTATTGTACAGGTGTAAGTACAAGCAAACTTCCAGCTTCTATAGTATAAGGTATGCTATCTACAATAATTTCGGCTTTGGTGTCCTGCGTTCTAATAAAGGTATATAGTGCTGCTTGGGTAGATTCTTTATAAATACTTAAAAGCGATTCGTCTCCAATTTTTAAAATGGCATTAGTCGAAAATTCTGTGAATGTTTGCTGCATACGGTCTTAGTCTAAGAGGTTTGAGAAACATTACATTTCTTGATACTAAGAAACAATATTATAGCCGAAAAAACAATACTTCAATCATGGCAGAAGTATTGTTTTTAAGTTTCATATCTTCGTGTTTTCCTTAAAACATTCTATTTCGTGGCATACAAATCAAATAATAATCAAGTAAGAGCTAAAAAACACCTGGGTCAGCATTTTTTGAATGATGAAACGGTTGCCGAAAAAATAGCCGATAGCTTAACGCTAAATAATTACAAAACCGTTCTAGAAATAGGGCCGGGAATGGGCGTGCTTACTAAATACTTGCTTAAAAAGCCAGTTACCACGTATGTTGTAGAAATTGATACCGAATCGGTAGAATATTTACAAGCCAATTACTTAAATTTGGCGCCTAGAATTATAGAAAAAGATTTTTTAAAATACGATTTAAATGAAAGTTTAAACGGCGAACCTTTTGCTATCATTGGTAATTTTCCGTATAATATTTCAACACAAATCGTTTTTAAAACTTTAGAAATGCGCGATCAAATACCTGAGTTTTCTGGTATGTTTCAAAAAGAAGTTGCGGCGCGTATCTGTTCTAAAGAAGGATCTAAGGTGTATGGTATTCTTTCTGTTTTAGTACAAGCATTTTACCATGCCGAATATTTATTTACTGTGCCTCCAGAGGTGTTTAACCCACCACCAAAAGTAGATTCTGGTGTGTTAAGGTTAACACGTAAAGAAGATTACTCGTTGCCATGCGACGAAAAAATGTTCTTTAAGGTTGTTAAAACAGCTTTCCAACAACGTAGAAAAACACTTCGTAACAGTTTAAAAACATTCGATTTGTCCGATAATTTAAAAGCAAATAGTATATTTGGCCAACGTCCCGAGCAATTAAGTGTAGCCTCATTTTTAGAACTTACGCAATTGCTAGAAAACGACAAGTAGAACCTTTTAAATTTTTTCATTTGTCTGAAGAAACGGAAAACATACAGTTTCAATTAACTAAGGAACTCATCGAACAAGTTGAGCAACTTATCGCAAATAAAAGCGATAACGAACTTAAGGAACTTTTAGACGAGTTTCACCACGCGGATATTGCCGAGATTTTAGATGAAATAGATCTAGAAGAGGCCATGTATGTTATAAAGTTGCTAGATTCCGAAACAACTTCAGATATTTTAATGGAACTCGATGAGGACAATCGAGAAAAAGTATTAAGAAATCTTTCTGCTAAAGAAATTGCCGAAGAAATTGAGGAGTTAGATACCGATGATGCTGCCGATATTATTGCAGAACTTCCAGAATCGCGTCAACAAGAAGTTATCGC
The window above is part of the Algibacter sp. L3A6 genome. Proteins encoded here:
- a CDS encoding cupredoxin domain-containing protein, with amino-acid sequence MKKVVAILVFVLAFVVNSNAQDVKTVSLEQTKGEFTQKNLTISEGSYIFEIANNHSGVDVGFVLIQKGKDAANPENHIKTAYVTQVVAEGKTEKSNVTTLEKGEYVYFCPLNKTPQYTLTVE
- a CDS encoding aspartate kinase codes for the protein MKVLKFGGTSVGSVENMLNVKSIINDGAKKVVVLSAMSGTTNQLVAIASDIENNTANEAVDKINKLHETYFEVIDTLLQNESLNAETKAYVSEVFNFLVECTYKKSSELLNNQIVAQGELMSTFMFNSFLKQEGVSSALLPALDFMKIDGFKEPDINYIKEHLEVVLNNAGPADIYITQGFICLDDSGAVSNLQRGGSDYTATIIGAAIKAEEVQIWTDIDGMHNNDPRYVENTHPISDLSFDEAAELAYFGAKILHPQTVTPVRADSIPVRLKNTMNPEAHGTLISSKTSETGIKAIAAKDNITAIKIKSARMLQAHGFLKKVFEIFETYQTSIDMITTSEVAVSLTIDDDKNLDKILVELDKIASIEVDKNQSIVCLVGHTVVNHQDTFKLFQILQDVKIRMISYGGSNNNISLLIDSSDKINTLQKLNNYLFELVTL
- a CDS encoding helix-turn-helix domain-containing protein, which produces MQQTFTEFSTNAILKIGDESLLSIYKESTQAALYTFIRTQDTKAEIIVDSIPYTIEAGSLLVLTPVQYIQFVKGENLVVYQFNQEFYCIKDHDQEVSCAGLLFFGNVHVPLIGLSTEEAHKFSILHEVFMDEFDTKDSIQAEMLRMLMARFIIISTRLLKAKEGFVETTKNTKIELLREFNILVETHFKTEHSVTFYADKLFKSPKTLSNTFSKLNTSPLQIIHDRIILEAKRLLIYTDKTAKEIAYEVGFEDTSHLSRLFKKNTSFSPSDFKKQLKTTV
- the rsmA gene encoding 16S rRNA (adenine(1518)-N(6)/adenine(1519)-N(6))-dimethyltransferase RsmA — its product is MAYKSNNNQVRAKKHLGQHFLNDETVAEKIADSLTLNNYKTVLEIGPGMGVLTKYLLKKPVTTYVVEIDTESVEYLQANYLNLAPRIIEKDFLKYDLNESLNGEPFAIIGNFPYNISTQIVFKTLEMRDQIPEFSGMFQKEVAARICSKEGSKVYGILSVLVQAFYHAEYLFTVPPEVFNPPPKVDSGVLRLTRKEDYSLPCDEKMFFKVVKTAFQQRRKTLRNSLKTFDLSDNLKANSIFGQRPEQLSVASFLELTQLLENDK
- a CDS encoding alpha/beta fold hydrolase; translated protein: MILRHKGINIFYTDQGKGSAVVLLHGFLENTSMWNDLTPTLSKKNRVICIDLLGHGKTDCLGYVHSMELMADAVSAVLKHLKIRRSTFIGHSMGGYVALAFAEENPDALKGLCLMNSTASADTPEKQLNRDRAILAVKQNHKSFIRMAIVNLFRPKNRTLYADKIKKIRKDAQETPLQGIVAALEGMKIRNDREALLHFTPFKKMLVAGKKDPVLHYDILVEQTQNTEVKLVTLPDGHMSHIENKDELLLNLMHFIEKI
- a CDS encoding carboxymuconolactone decarboxylase family protein, with the translated sequence MSTFNVLTREEISANNQAIFDNLKKAVGFVPNLYAAYAYSDTALENYLGFANAKTSLSAKEKEVVNLAVSEVNNCIYCLSAHTAIGKMNGFTDEQILELRAGHSSVNDKLNALAALAKNITENRGRTDAAVLENYFNAGYTKANLIDTISLVGDKTISNYVHSTTQVPVDFPVAQPLAETVA